The Glycine soja cultivar W05 chromosome 8, ASM419377v2, whole genome shotgun sequence genome has a window encoding:
- the LOC114421491 gene encoding protein CHROMATIN REMODELING 4-like isoform X3, whose product MPKNHLDPISKRARTKIVTTKSKDQVSSLNLEKVFGTKLVSKKRSSSKGKPISSMGVQFFGKKLLSSPADESCSDKPIDPSPESLMEGTSPGVDADEKKLSLSPNEYPVDRKSTSPAKEDEPLSKIASLEANDEQLESKTDLTCSKISSRKTLVLAIAASGEEVRKRKNKVVNDNTSQKKRKAEKGKKIVNPSSIKSKSGNNKVHKKQKSITHSISASVSKEDVGNKNSSAQQKDEKISQLMKDTPSEVDKAWSRMDKTLLHEDSAIAESLQVDRVLGCRIQGENANSSRNLSLNVAGDSPSGDLVISENQSRLLDDNSACANDLDVESTENHIEDCQNVKSSDEEGILKNTDRLERIHVYRRSITKESKKGNSVDSLSKATGDLDPCDWDGKDQDDSAVSAEQLEKPTDKVETEEIINVALRSEDNSEIPKNCEIQLSPEAKQKERNAEKGMSGSIDDKAQDAIIAECAGPNGEQVFYEFLVKWVGKSHIHNSWISESQLKVLAKRKLENYKAKYGMTIINICEERWKQPQRVLALRTSKHGTSEAFIKWTGLPYDECTWEGLDEPVLQSSSHLITFFNKLETLTFERDSFKENSTRKSNDHQYDICNLTEQPEDLKGGSLFPHQLEALNWLRKCWYKSKNVILADEMGLGKTVSACAFISSLYFEFKVSLPCLVLVPLSTMPNWLAEFELWAPNVNVVEYHGCAKARAIIRQYEWHANDPSGLNKKTEAYKFNVLLTTYEMVLADSSHLRGVPWEVLVVDEGHRLKNSESKLFSLLNTFSFQHRVLLTGTPLQNNLGEMYNLLNFLQPASFPSLSLFEEKFNDLTTAEKVDELKKLVAPHMLRRLKKDAMQNIPPKTERMVPVELSSIQAEYYRAMLTKNYQVLRNIGKGVAQQSMLNIVMQLRKVCNHPYLIPGTEPESGSVEFLHEMRIKASAKLTLLHSMLKILHREGHRVLIFSQMTKLLDILEDYLNIEFGSKTYERVDGSVSVADRQTAIARFNQDKSRFVFLLSTRSCGLGINLATADTVIIYDSDFNPHADIQAMNRAHRIGQSNRLLVYRLVVRASVEERILQLAKKKLMLDQLFVNKSGSQKEVEDILKWGTEELFNDSPGLNGKDMSENNNSSKDEAVADIEHKHRKRTGGLGDVYKDKCTDSSSKILWDENAILKLLDRSNLQDGSTDNAEGDSENDMLGSVKALEWNDEPTEEHVVGESPPHGTDDVSTQNSEKKEDNAVNGNEENEWDKLLRVRWEKYQSEEEAALGRGKRQRKAVSYREVYAPHPSETMSESGGEEEKEPEPEPEREYTPAGRALKAKYGKLRARQKERLARIKAIKESNPAEGFPGNELLSHSPAIAKGGDPVAGPMHSDQEGPSINLEDRQLSEAKNSNTDSFSRINKLSKHKMTSHFDASVSNLGRSLPDIFLPSHPKVGLSMTNSMPTNNLLPVLGLCAPNANQIESSESNISKLNWRHRHGSRQEFPFSLAPCSGTSMDAEVRSKEVAANTKLADASTENLQPSFKNSIPDNSLTFVPFPPCVQGKESDAFENSGARFSHFQEKMALPNLPFDERLLARFPLTTKSMPNSHLDLLPSLSIGGRLESLNGSMQDLPTMPVLPNFKIPPEDLFRYNQQDRDAPPTLGLGQRPTTFSSFPENHRKVLENIMMRTGSGSSNLLKKKSKSDGWSEDELDSLWIGVRRHGRGNWDAMLRDPKLKFSKYKTSEDLSVRWEEEQVKVFQGPPFPAQRSSKTMKSTKSAHFPISDGMMERALHGSKFLLPPKFQNHLTDMKLGIGDSASSLSHFSTLDRPSLQNDHFVPLPSWSYDKNRSKFPEGASAETSDRPGTSSVLTERPFLLNSFGTSTLGSLGLNCSGSIDAHQKEDDQGSSKRGKLPVLLDGSSNDVRHNPINVGNGESTSSGLLSNPTRPDLLHSKGEEVGGSSTLKDKLPHWLREAVSSPAKLPDPELPPTVSAIAQSVRLLYGEDKPTIPPFVIPGPPPSLPKDPRSSVKKKKKRRSHKISRSLPDFAGISGDLHSSHHVDNGASSSLPLDPPLPLLSYTGALGTQQIESDLNLPPLNLKVASSSHSSKKASSGLSPSPEVLQLVASCVAPGPHLPSIAGASNFLDSKLPLPRPVGRAKFKDSEGAFRNKNPRQLSQKNWCSPQEQEVHDLDSGDSSKTQSDPSRVERPYEVEVSSEGTVSDHAVRDQET is encoded by the exons ATGCCCAAAAACCACCTGGATCCAATTTCAAAACGAGCAAGGACAAAGATTGTCactacaaaatcaaaagatcaagTTAGCTCACTTAACCTTGAAAAAGTTTTTGGAACTAAACTTGTTTCAAAGAAAAGGTCCTCAAGCAAGGGAAAACCTATTTCAAGCATGGGAGTCcaattttttggaaagaaattaTTGTCTTCCCCAGCTGATGAAAGTTGTAGCGACAAACCTATTGACCCATCTCCTGAGAGTCTTATGGAAGGAACTTCGCCAGGTGTGGATgctgatgaaaaaaaattgagcttGTCCCCAAACGAATACCCAGTGGACAGGAAGTCAACTTCACCAGCCAAGGAAGATGAACCGCTCTCTAAAATTGCTAGTTTAGAAGCAAATGATGAACAGCTGGAGAGCAAGACTGATTTAACTTGCAGTAAGATTTCTTCAAGGAAAACACTTGTTCTTGCTATTGCTGCTAGTGGAGAGGAAGTgagaaaaaggaagaataaaGTTGTTAATGATAATACTAGTCAAAAGAAACGAAAGGctgaaaaggggaaaaaaattgtcaatCCTTCTTCTATAAAATCCAAGTCTGGGAATAATAAAGTACACAAGAAGCAGAAGTCTATAACCCATAGCATTTCTGCATCTGTATCAAAAGAGGATGTTGGAAACAAGAATTCTAGTGCCCAGCAGAAAGATGAG AAGATCTCTCAGCTAATGAAAGATACCCCAAGTGAAGTTGATAAAGCATGGAGCCGCATGGACAAAACTTTGTTGCATGAAGACAGTGCTATTGCTGAGTCTTTGCAG GTTGATCGGGTTCTAGGGTGTCGAATTCAAGGTGAGAATGCAAATTCATCACGTAACTTGTCCTTGAATGTTGCGGGTGACTCACCTTCTGGTGATCTAGTAATATCAGAAAATCAGTCCAGACTACTAGATGATAATTCTGCTTGTGCTAATGATTTGGATGTTGAATCAACTGAAAATCATATTGAGGATTGTCAAAATGTCAAGAGTTCTGATGAAGAAGGAATACTGAAAAACACTGATAGACTGGAAAGGATTCATGTATACAGAAGATCAATAACAAAAGAGAGCAAGAAAGGAAATTCTGTAGATTCGTTGAGTAAAGCCACTGGTGATTTAGATCCCTGTGACTGGGATGGTAAAGATCAGGATGATTCTGCTGTATCTGCTGAACAGTTGGAAAAACCAACTGACAAGGTGGAGACAGAGGAGATCATTAATGTTGCTTTAAGAAGTGAGGACAACAGTGAGATTCCAAAAAACTGTGAAATACAACTCTCTCCTgaagcaaaacaaaaagaaaggaatgcAGAGAAGGGAATGAGTGGCAGTATTGATGATAAAGCTCAGGATGCTATCATAGCTGAATGCGCAGGCCCAAATGGAGAGCAAGTTTTCTATGAATTTTTAGTTAAATGGGTAGGAAAGTCTCATATTCATAATAGTTGGATTTCTGAATCCCAGTTAAAAGTTCTTGCAAAGAGAAAACTAGAAAATTACAAGGCAAAGTATGGGATGacgataattaatatttgtgagGAGCGTTGGAAGCAGCCTCAGCGGGTGCTTGCCCTTCGAACTTCCAAACATGGAACATCTGAAGCATTTATAAAATGGACTGGACTGCCTTATGATGAATGCACTTGGGAAGGTTTGGATGAACCAGTGCTTCAAAGTTCTTCTCATTTGATTACATTTTTCAATAAGCTTGAAACCCTCACTTTTGAAAGGGattcattcaaggaaaattCAACTAGGAAAAGCAATGACCATCAATATGATATTTGTAATCTTACAGAGCAACCTGAGGATCTAAAAGGTGGTTCTTTGTTTCCCCATCAGCTTGAGGCACTGAACTGGTTGCGTAAATGCTGGTATAAGTCCAAAAATGTGATACTTGCTGATGAGATGGGGCTTGGAAAAACAGTATCTGCTTGTGCTTTTATTTCATCAttgtattttgaattcaaaGTTTCACTTCCTTGCTTGGTCTTGGTACCACTTTCTACCATGCCTAATTGGCTTGCTGAATTTGAACTTTGGGCTCCGAATGTGAATGTTGTAGAATATCATGGCTGTGCTAAAGCAAGAGCAATAATTCGCCAGTATGAATGGCATGCAAATGATCCAAGTGGGTTGAATAAGAAAACAGAAGCCTATAAATTTAATGTGCTTTTAACTACATATGAAATGGTTCTTGCTGATTCTTCTCATTTGCGTGGAGTTCCTTGGGAAGTTCTTGTTGTTGACGAGGGTCATCGACTGAAGAATTCAGAAAGTAAGCTTTTCAGCTTGCTAAATACATTCTCTTTTCAACATCGTGTACTGTTGACAGGTACTCCTCTCCAGAACAACCTTGGCGAGATGTACAACTTGCTTAATTTCTTGCAGCCAGCTTCATTTCCTTCTCTATCTTTATTTGAGGAGAAATTTAATGATCTTACAACTGCAGAGAAAGTTGATGAATTGAAAAAACTTGTTGCTCCTCACATGCTTCGTAGACTTAAAAAGGATGCCATGCAAAATATCCCCCCTAAGACAGAAAGAATGGTTCCTGTTGAGTTGTCATCCATCCAAGCTGAATATTATCGTGCAATGCTTACAAAGAATTATCAAGTATTGCGGAATATTGGGAAAGGAGTTGCCCAACAATCTATGTTGAACATCGTGATGCAATTGAGGAAGGTCTGTAATCATCCATACCTCATACCAGGAACTGAGCCTGAATCTGGTTCTGTTGAGTTCCTTCACGAAATGAGAATCAAGGCTTCAGCTAAGTTGACTCTTCTGCATTCTATGCTAAAGATTTTACACAGGGAAGGTCACAGAGTTCTTATTTTCTCACAAATGACCAAGCTTCTTGACATCTTGGAGGACTATTTGAATATAGAATTTGGGTCTAAAACGTATGAGAGAGTGGATGGATCTGTTTCTGTAGCTGATCGCCAGACAGCTATTGCACGCTTTAACCAAGACAAAAGtagatttgtttttttgttatccACTCGCTCTTGTGGACTTGGGATAAATTTGGCAACTGCTGACACTGTCATCATCTATGATTCTGATTTCAATCCCCATGCAGATATCCAAGCAATGAATCGAGCACACAGAATTGGACAATCAAATAGACTTTTGGTATACCGGCTTGTGGTTCGTGCTAGTGTTGAAGAGCGCATCTTGCAGCTTGCTAAGAAGAAATTGATGCTTGATCAGCTTTTTGTAAATAAGTCAGGATCTCAAAAAGAGGTAGAAGATATTTTAAAGTGGGGAACTGAGGAACTCTTCAACGATTCTCCTGGACTGAATGGGAAAGACATGAGTGAAAATAACAATAGTAGCAAAGATGAGGCAGTAGCagatatagaacataagcatcgGAAGAGGACTGGTGGTCTGGGAGATGTATACAAGGATAAGTGTACTGATAGCAGCAGCAAGATTCTGTGGGATGAAAATGCTATTTTAAAATTGCTTGATCGTTCAAACCTTCAAGATGGTTCAACTGATAATGCCGAAGGGGATTCTGAGAATGATATGCTGGGCTCAGTGAAG GCGCTTGAGTGGAATGATGAACCAACTGAAGAACATGTAGTGGGTGAATCTCCTCCTCATGGGACTGATGATGTGTCTACACAAAATTCTGAGAAGAAAGAGGATAATGCAGTGAATGgcaatgaagaaaatgaatggGACAAACTACTGCGTGTGAG GTGGGAGAAATATCAAAGTGAGGAGGAAGCAGCTCTTGGTCGAGGGAAGCGACAGAGAAAAGCTGTTTCTTATAGGGAAGTATATGCTCCACATCCAAGTGAAACAATGAGTGAG AGTggtggtgaagaggaaaaagagcCAGAACCAGAGCCTGAGCGTGAATATACACCAGCAGGACGGGCCCTCAAGGCAAAAta TGGTAAACTCCGTGCTCGGCAAAAGGAACGACTTGCCCGGATAAAAGCGATTAAAGAATCAAATCCTGCTGAGGGATTTCCAGGTAATGAGTTACTTTCACATTCTCCAGCCATTGCCAAGGGTGGGGATCCAGTGGCTGGACCGATGCATTCAGATCAGGAGGGGCCTTCTATCAACCTAGAAGACAGACAACTTTCTGAAGCGAAGAATAGCAACACTGACTCCTTTTCAAGGATCAATAAGCtttcaaaacataaaatgacCAGTCATTTTGATGCTTCTGTCAGTAATCTAGGTCGTTCTCTCCCTGACATTTTTCTTCCAAGTCACCCTAAAGTGGGGCTGAGCATGACAAACTCAATGCCCACCAACAATTTGTTGCCTGTACTGGGACTTTGTGCTCCTAATGCTAACCAAATAGAATCATCGGAAAGTAATATTTCGAAGTTAAATTGGAGACATAGACATGGATCCAGACAAGAGTTTCCATTCAGTCTTGCCCCTTGCTCTGGGACATCCATGGATGCTGAGGTCAGAAGTAAGGAAGTGGCAGCAAATACCAAGCTGGCAGATGCATCAACAGAAAATTTACAACCAAGTTTCAAAAATAGCATCCCTGATAACAGTCTAACATTTGTTCCT TTTCCACCCTGTGTGCAAGGAAAGGAATCTGATGCATTTGAAAATTCAGGTGCTAGATTTTCTCATTTTCAGGAGAAGATGGCCTTGCCgaatctgccatttgatgaaagGTTGCTGGCCAGATTTCCTCTTACAACCAAGAGCATGCCAAATTCACATCTGGACCTCTTGCCCAGTTTGTCTATAGGAGGAAGACTTGAATCTTTGAATGGGTCTATGCAAGACCTTCCAACAATGCCAGTGTTGCCTAATTTCAAAATACCCCCTGAAGATTTATTCAGATATAATCAACAAGACAGGGATGCTCCCCCTACTTTGGGTTTGGGACAAAGGCCAACCACATTCTCATCTTTCCCAGAAAACCATAGGAAGGTGCTTGAAAACATAATGATGAGAACTGGATCTGGATCAagtaatttattgaaaaagaaGTCAAAATCAGATGGGTGGTCTGAAGATGAACTTGATTCTCTCTGGATTGGTGTTCGTAGGCATGGAAGGGGCAATTGGGATGCTATGCTCAGAGATCCCAAGTTAAAGTTTTCAAAGTATAAAACATCTGAGGATTTATCAGTGAGGTGGGAAGAGGAACAGGTAAAGGTCTTTCAGGGGCCACCTTTTCCTGCACAAAGATCATCCAAGACTATGAAATCTACCAAATCGGCCCATTTTCCAATCTCTGATGGAATGATGGAAAGGGCTTTGCATGGGAGCAAATTTCTTTTGCCGCCAAAATTTCAAAACCATCTGACTGACATGAAATTAGGGATAGGTGATTCTGCATCTAGTCTGTCACATTTTAGTACATTGGACCGACCTAGTTTGCAAAATGATCACTTCGTACCTCTTCCATCTTGGAGTTATGATAAAAACAGATCAAAATTTCCTGAAGGTGCTTCTGCTGAAACATCTGATAGACCAGGAACTTCCAGTGTACTGACTGAAAGACCATTTCTGCTTAATTCTTTTGGAACCAGTACCTTGGGTTCTTTAGGCTTGAATTGCTCAGGCAGCATTGATGCGCATCAAAAGGAGGATGACCAAGGAAGCTCCAAGCGTGGAAAGTTGCCCGTACTTCTTGATGGATCATCCAATGATGTGCGTCATAATCCCATTAATGTAGGAAATGGTGAGTCTACTAGCTCTGGATTGTTATCTAACCCCACTAGACCTGATCTTTTGCACTCAAAAGGAGAGGAAGTGGGTGGAAGCAGTACTTTGAAAGACAAGCTTCCCCACTGGTTACGAGAAGCTGTGAGCTCCCCAGCCAAACTTCCTGATCCTGAACTTCCACCCACAGTATCAGCCATTGCTCAATCAGTTCGCCTGTTATACGGGGAAGATAAGCCTACAATTCCCCCGTTTGTGATTCCTGGACCACCTCCCTCCCTACCAAAGGACCCCAGGTCTAgtgtcaaaaagaaaaagaagagaagatcaCACAAGATCAGTCGGAGTCTTCCAGATTTTGCGGGAATCAGCGGGGATTTGCACAGCAGCCACCATGTTGATAATGGTGCTTCAAGCTCACTCCCATTGGACCCACCATTGCCTCTACTTTCATATACAGGAGCTCTAGGAACTCAGCAGATTGAATCTGACCTTAACTTGCCTCCTCTAAATTTGAAAGTGGCAAGCTCGTCACACTCTTCAAAAAAAGCAAGTTCGGGACTGTCTCCATCTCCTGAAGTGCTCCAGTTGGTTGCATCATGTGTTGCTCCTGGCCCCCATCTTCCATCGATCGCCGGTGCTTCAAACTTTCTCGACAGCAAGCTTCCATTGCCAAGGCCTGTTGGCAGAGCCAAATTCAAAGACTCAGAAGGTGCCTTCAGAAATAAGAATCCTAGGCAGCTCTCACAAAAAAATTGGTGTTCACCTCAAGAACAAGAAGTACATGACCTTGATAGTGGAGATTCCAGCAAGACTCAGTCAGATCCCTCTCGGGTTGAACGGCCCTATGAAGTGGAAGTGTCATCTGAGGGAACTGTCTCAGACCATGCTGTGAGAGATCAGGAAACATAA